Proteins co-encoded in one Maylandia zebra isolate NMK-2024a linkage group LG16, Mzebra_GT3a, whole genome shotgun sequence genomic window:
- the dip2a gene encoding disco-interacting protein 2 homolog A isoform X2: protein MAERSSTGLLTMMLEPTPALAMTLPAEVREKLAELELELSEGDITQKGYEKKRGKLLAPYIPQIQGVDPSLQIDNRIQASSQVALQGSKSNKSRAANTRDERFRSDLHTEAVQAALAKYKERKMPMPSKRRSVLVQSSVEACTPPDTSSASEDEGSLRRQGRLTTSTPYQGHSHPAVEHWFNRVIQGSSTSSSASSTSSHPGGRSVTTTNTTAHAALNVNAAATALADLMAHTHLDNHSAPPDVTGLSERSSHHAERPHVASVRGVSRGFNHHTSVMETADGCEWRGEGSLSLIDGVPVNSRVSNKIQQLLNTLKRPKRPPLREFFVDDFEELLDVQQPDPNQPKPEGQQMCPLEGEPLGVVTNWPPSLPAALQRWGTTQPKSPCLTALDNAGKPVYTLTYGKLWTRSQKLAYTLLNKLSSRNEPLLVPGDRVALVFPNNDPVMFMVAFYGCLLAELVPVPIEVPLTRKDAGSQQIGFLLGSCGVTLALTTDACQKGLPKAQTGEVATFKGWPRLLWFVTDGKHVVKPPKDWHPPIREASNDIAYIEYKTSKEGSTMGITVSHSAMLAHCHALTQACGYTEGETITNVLDFKREAGLWHGVLTSVMNRMHVISIPYSLMKVNPLSWIMKVHTYKARVAVVKSRDMHWSLLAQRDQRDISLSSLRMLIVADGANPWSISSCDAFLNVFQSRGLRPEVICPCASSSEAMTVAIRRPPEMGVPPPGKAVLSMGGLSHGVIRVDTEEKLSVLTVQDVGQVMPGALVCVVRAEGIPYLCQTDEVGEICVSSGSTGVAYYGLPGMTKNIFETVPVTPSGIPISGRPFTRTSLLGFVGPDSLVFVVGKMDGLMVVSGRRHNADDVVATALAVEPMKFVYRGRIAVFSVSVLHDERIVVVAEQRPDASEEDSFQWMSRVLQAIDSIHQVGVYCLALVPANTLPKAPLGGIHISETKQRFLEGALHPCNVLMCPHTCVTNLPKPRQKQPEVGPASMIVGNLVAGKRIAQACGRDLGQLEDNDQFLYIQDVLQWRAQATPDHPLFLVLNAKGTVSSSASCLQLHKRAERVAAALMGRLNTGDHVALVYPPGIDLIATFYGCLYAGCVPVTVRPPHPQNLATTLPTVKMIVEVSKSVCILTTQAITKLLKSKEAAAAVDIKSWPTVLDTDDLPRKKSPQMYKPPTPEMLAYLDFSVSTTGILAGVKMSHAATSALCRSIKLQCELYPSRQIAICLDPYCGLGFALWCLCSVYSGHQSILVPPLELESNASLWLAAVSQYKVRVTFCSYSVMEMCTKGLGSQTEALRLRNVNLSCVRTCMVVAEERPRIALTQSFSKIFKDLGLSPRAVSTTFGCRVNVAICLQPNRLGKLAEQGTAGPDPTTVYVDMRALRHDRVRLVERGSPHSLPLMESGKILPGVKVIIANTETKGPLGDSHLGEIWVSSPHNATGYYTVYGEEALHADHFNTKLSFGDTQTVWARTGYLGFLRRTELTDASGERHDALYVVGSLDETLELRGMRYHPIDIETSVIRSHKSIAECAVFTWTNLLVVVVELEGSEQEALDLVALVTNVVLEEHYLIVGVVVVVDPGVIPINSRGEKQRMHLRDGFLADQLDPIYVAYNM, encoded by the exons acacctCCTCAGCGTCAGAAGACGAGGGCTCGCTGCGCCGACAGGGACGTCTGACCACCTCCACGCCCTACCAGGGCCACAGCCACCCAGCTGTTGAGCACTGGTTTAACCGTGTCATCCAGGGTTCGTCCACCTCATCCTCCGCGTCATCCACTTCATCCCACCCGGGAGGGAGATCCGtcaccaccaccaacaccacTGCCCACGCAGCCCTGAACGTCAATGCCGCAGCCACCGCTCTGGCAGACCTTATGGCACACACCCATCTAG ATAACCACTCAGCGCCCCCTGACGTGACGGGGCTGTCGGAGCGCTCCTCGCATCACGCAGAGCGGCCCCATGTGGCCTCGGTGCGAGGCGTTTCCCGCGGCTTCAACCACCACACCAGCGTCATGGAGACCGCAGATG GATGTGAGTGGAGAGGTGAAGGATCCCTCAGTTTAATTGATG GTGTTCCAGTCAACAGTCGCGTCTCCAACAAAATCCAGCAGCTGCTCAATACACTGAAGAGACCAAAGCGTCCACCGTTGCGCGAGTTCTTTGTTGACGACTTTGAGGAGCTTTTGGATG tcCAGCAGCCAGATCCCAACCAGCCAAAGCCAGAAGGCCAGCAGATGTGTCCCCTGGAAGGGGAGCCTCTTGGGGTGGTGACCAACTGGCCTCCCTCCTTGCCAGCAGCCCTACAAAGGTGGGGAACCACTCAGCCCAAGAGCCCCTGCCTGACAGCACTCGACAATGCTGGCAAGCCCGTCTACACACTCACCTATG GTAAACTGTGGACCCGCAGTCAGAAACTGGCCTATACGCTTCTTAATaagctgagcagcagaaatgagcctCTGCTCGTGCCTGGAGACAGA GTTGCACTTGTTTTCCCCAACAATGATCCGGTGATGTTCATGGTGGCCTTCTACGGCTGTCTCCTGGCGGAGCTCGTACCTGTACCTATTGAAGTGCCGCTGACCAGAAAG GATGCGGGAAGTCAACAGATCGGCTTTCTGTTGGGCAGCTGCGGCGTCACGTTGGCACTGACCACTGACGCCTGTCAGAAAGGCCTGCCCAAAGCACAAACAGGGGAGGTTGCCACTTTCAAAG GCTGGCCGCGGTTGCTGTGGTTTGTGACAGATGGAAAACATGTTGTGAAGCCTCCAAAAGACTGGCACCCTCCAATACGGGAAGCCAGTAACGACATTGCCTACATAGAA TATAAAACCAGCAAAGAAGGAAGCACCATGGGAATCACAGTGTCCCATTCAGCCATGCTGGCTCACTGTCATGCCCTCACGCAGGCCTGTGGCTACACTGAAG gtGAGACGATAACCAACGTCCTGGACTTCAAGAGAGAAGCAGGATTATGGCACGGTGTTCTCACT AGCGTCATGAATCGGATGCATGTGATCAGCATTCCCTACTCCCTGATGAAAGTCAACCCTCTGTCTTGGATAATGAAGGTTCACACATATAAAG CTCGGGTAGCAGTGGTGAAGTCGAGGGACATGCACTGGTCTCTGCTGGCCCAGAGAGACCAGAGAGACATCAGCCTGAGCTCACTGCGAATGCTTATCGTTGCTGACGGAGCTAACCCAT GGTCGATATCCTCCTGCGATGCCTTCCTCAACGTGTTTCAGTCACGTGGGCTGCGACCTGAGGTGATCTGTCCATGTGCCAGCTCTTCAGAAGCAATGACTGTCGCCATCCGCAG ACCTCCAGAAATGGGGGTTCCTCCTCCCGGGAAGGCGGTGCTGTCCATGGGTGGGCTGAGTCATGGGGTGATCCGTGTGGACACTGAGGAGAAACTCTCTGTTCTTACAGTGCAGGATGTGGGACAGGTCATGCCTGGAG CCTTGGTCTGTGTGGTGCGAGCCGAGGGAATACCTTATCTCTGTCAGACAGACGAGGTCGGAGAGATCTGCGTGAGCTCAGGCAGCACCGGTGTCGCTTACTACGGCCTCCCAGGCATGACCAAGAACATCTTTGAG ACTGTCCCCGTAACACCGTCTGGGATCCCGATCAGTGGCCGACCTTTCACTAGAACCTCACTGCTGGGCTTTGTAGGGCCA GACAGCCTTGTGTTTGTTGTGGGAAAGATGGATGGACTGATGGTCGTCAGTGGGCGGAGACATAACGCTGATGACGTAGTTGCCACAGCGCTGGCCGTGGAGCCCATGAAGTTTGTGTACAGGGGAAG GATCGCagtgttttctgtgtctgtaCTGCACGACGAGAGGATCGTCGTGGTGGCAGAGCAGAGGCCAGACGCCTCAGAGGAAGACAGCTTCCAGTGGATGAGCCGTGTCCTCCAG GCCATAGACAGCATCCATCAGGTTGGGGTGTACTGCCTGGCTCTGGTACCTGCTAACACGCTTCCTAAGGCTCCCCTCGGCGGCATCCATATATCTGAGACCAAGCAGCGCTTCCTGGAGGGTGCTTTACACCCCTGCAATGTCCTTATGTGCCCTCACACATGCGTCACTAACCTGCCCAAGCCGAGACAGAAACAGCCAG AGGTTGGTCCTGCTTCTATGATAGTGGGCAACCTGGTGGCAGGCAAGAGGATAGCACAAGCCTGCGGGAGAGACTTGGGACAGCTGGAGGACAATGACCAG TTCCTCTACATTCAGGATGTGCTACAGTGGAGAGCTCAGGCCACTCCAGACCATCCTCTGTTTCTGGTTCTCAATGCTAAG GGCACAGTGTCCAGCTcagcttcctgtctgcagctgcacAAGCGAGCAGAGCGAGTGGCAGCAGCTCTGATGGGACGCCTGAACACTGGAGACCACGTAGCACTTGTCTATCCgccag GAATTGACCTGATTGCCACTTTCTACGGCTGCCTGTACGCTGGCTGTGTGCCGGTCACCGTCAGACCGCCGCATCCACAGAACCTGGCCACCACTCTGCCCACCGTCAAAATGATCGTTGAG GTCAGCAAGTCAGTGTGCATCCTGACAACCCAAGCAATAACGAAGCTGCTGAAATCcaaagaagctgctgctgctgtggacaTCAAGAGCTGGCCCACCGTGCTGGACACTG ATGATCTCCCCAGGAAGAAGAGCCCCCAGATGTACAAGCCCCCAACCCCAGAGATGCTGGCTTACCTGGACTTCAGTGTGTCCACGACAGGCATCCTGGCAGGGGTCAAA ATGTCTCATGCTGCCACCAGTGCCTTGTGTCGCTCCATTAAGCTGCAGTGTGAGCTCTACCCATCCCGGCAGATCGCCATCTGTCTGGACCCGTACTGCGGCCTGGGCTTTGCTCTCTGGTGCCTGTGCAG TGTGTACTCGGGCCATCAGTCGATCCTGGTTCCACCGCTGGAGTTGGAGAGCAACGCATCTCTGTGGCTTGCAGCCGTCAGCCAGTACAAAGTGCGCGTCACGTTCTGCTCGTACTCAGTCATGGAGATGTGCACCAAAGGACTGGGTTCACAGACAGAAGCACTGCGG CTGAGAAATGTGAACCTGTCCTGTGTGCGTACCTGCATGGTGGTAGCAGAGGAAAGGCCCCGCATAGCCCTCACTCAGTCCTTCTCGAAGATCTTCAAAGACCTGGGGCTTTCACCGAGAGCTGTGAGCACCACCTTCGGCTGCAGGGTGAACGTAGCGATCTGTTTGCAG CCCAACAGGTTAGGGAAACTGGCTGAGCAG gGTACAGCTGGACCAGATCCAACCACAGTTTATGTGGACATGAGAGCACTACGGCACGATAG GGTTCGCCTGGTTGAGAGAGGGTCACCGCACAGCCTGCCACTGATGGAGTCTGGAAAG ATCCTCCCTGGAGTAAAAGTCATCATTGCAAACACGGAGACTAAAGGACCCTTGGGAGACTCCCATCTAGGAGAG ATCTGGGTGAGCAGTCCCCACAATGCCACAGGATACTACACAGTTTATGGGGAGGAGGCGCTGCATGCTGACCACTTCAACACCAAGCTGAGCTTCGGGGACACTCAGACAGTCTGGGCAAGGACCGGCTACCTGGGCTTCCTGCGGCGCACTGAGCTGACCGATGCCAGTGGAG aGCGTCACGATGCCCTCTATGTGGTGGGCTCTCTTGATGAGACTCTGGAGCTGAGGGGGATGAGGTATCACCCAATTGACATCGAGACCTCTGTTATCCGTTCTCACAAGAGCATAGCTGAATG tGCGGTGTTCACATGGACCAACCTGCTCGTGGTGGTTGTAGAACTGGAGGGATCTGAGCAGGAGGCCCTCGACCTGGTGGCCCTGGTCACCAATGTGGTCCTGGAGGAGCACTACCTCATCgtaggggtggtggtggtggtagacCCCGGCGTCATCCCCATCAACTCCAGAGGGGAGAAACAACGCATGCACCTCAGAGATGGATTCCTGGCTGACCAGCTGGATCCAATATATGTGGCTTACAACATGTGA
- the dip2a gene encoding disco-interacting protein 2 homolog A isoform X3: MAERSSTGLLTMMLEPTPALAMTLPAEVREKLAELELELSEGDITQKGYEKKRGKLLAPYIPQIQGVDPSLQIDNRIQASSQVALQGSKSNKSRAANTRDERFRSDLHTEAVQAALAKYKERKMPMPSKRRSVLVQSSVEACTPPDTSSASEDEGSLRRQGRLTTSTPYQGHSHPAVEHWFNRVIQGSSTSSSASSTSSHPGGRSVTTTNTTAHAALNVNAAATALADLMAHTHLDNHSAPPDVTGLSERSSHHAERPHVASVRGVSRGFNHHTSVMETADGCEWRGEGSLSLIDGVPVNSRVSNKIQQLLNTLKRPKRPPLREFFVDDFEELLDVQQPDPNQPKPEGQQMCPLEGEPLGVVTNWPPSLPAALQRWGTTQPKSPCLTALDNAGKPVYTLTYGKLWTRSQKLAYTLLNKLSSRNEPLLVPGDRVALVFPNNDPVMFMVAFYGCLLAELVPVPIEVPLTRKDAGSQQIGFLLGSCGVTLALTTDACQKGLPKAQTGEVATFKGWPRLLWFVTDGKHVVKPPKDWHPPIREASNDIAYIEYKTSKEGSTMGITVSHSAMLAHCHALTQACGYTEGETITNVLDFKREAGLWHGVLTSVMNRMHVISIPYSLMKVNPLSWIMKVHTYKARVAVVKSRDMHWSLLAQRDQRDISLSSLRMLIVADGANPWSISSCDAFLNVFQSRGLRPEVICPCASSSEAMTVAIRRPPEMGVPPPGKAVLSMGGLSHGVIRVDTEEKLSVLTVQDVGQVMPGALVCVVRAEGIPYLCQTDEVGEICVSSGSTGVAYYGLPGMTKNIFETVPVTPSGIPISGRPFTRTSLLGFVGPDSLVFVVGKMDGLMVVSGRRHNADDVVATALAVEPMKFVYRGRIAVFSVSVLHDERIVVVAEQRPDASEEDSFQWMSRVLQAIDSIHQVGVYCLALVPANTLPKAPLGGIHISETKQRFLEGALHPCNVLMCPHTCVTNLPKPRQKQPEVGPASMIVGNLVAGKRIAQACGRDLGQLEDNDQARKFLYIQDVLQWRAQATPDHPLFLVLNAKGTVSSSASCLQLHKRAERVAAALMGRLNTGDHVALVYPPGIDLIATFYGCLYAGCVPVTVRPPHPQNLATTLPTVKMIVEVSKSVCILTTQAITKLLKSKEAAAAVDIKSWPTVLDTDDLPRKKSPQMYKPPTPEMLAYLDFSVSTTGILAGVKMSHAATSALCRSIKLQCELYPSRQIAICLDPYCGLGFALWCLCSVYSGHQSILVPPLELESNASLWLAAVSQYKVRVTFCSYSVMEMCTKGLGSQTEALRLRNVNLSCVRTCMVVAEERPRIALTQSFSKIFKDLGLSPRAVSTTFGCRVNVAICLQGTAGPDPTTVYVDMRALRHDRVRLVERGSPHSLPLMESGKILPGVKVIIANTETKGPLGDSHLGEIWVSSPHNATGYYTVYGEEALHADHFNTKLSFGDTQTVWARTGYLGFLRRTELTDASGERHDALYVVGSLDETLELRGMRYHPIDIETSVIRSHKSIAECAVFTWTNLLVVVVELEGSEQEALDLVALVTNVVLEEHYLIVGVVVVVDPGVIPINSRGEKQRMHLRDGFLADQLDPIYVAYNM; encoded by the exons acacctCCTCAGCGTCAGAAGACGAGGGCTCGCTGCGCCGACAGGGACGTCTGACCACCTCCACGCCCTACCAGGGCCACAGCCACCCAGCTGTTGAGCACTGGTTTAACCGTGTCATCCAGGGTTCGTCCACCTCATCCTCCGCGTCATCCACTTCATCCCACCCGGGAGGGAGATCCGtcaccaccaccaacaccacTGCCCACGCAGCCCTGAACGTCAATGCCGCAGCCACCGCTCTGGCAGACCTTATGGCACACACCCATCTAG ATAACCACTCAGCGCCCCCTGACGTGACGGGGCTGTCGGAGCGCTCCTCGCATCACGCAGAGCGGCCCCATGTGGCCTCGGTGCGAGGCGTTTCCCGCGGCTTCAACCACCACACCAGCGTCATGGAGACCGCAGATG GATGTGAGTGGAGAGGTGAAGGATCCCTCAGTTTAATTGATG GTGTTCCAGTCAACAGTCGCGTCTCCAACAAAATCCAGCAGCTGCTCAATACACTGAAGAGACCAAAGCGTCCACCGTTGCGCGAGTTCTTTGTTGACGACTTTGAGGAGCTTTTGGATG tcCAGCAGCCAGATCCCAACCAGCCAAAGCCAGAAGGCCAGCAGATGTGTCCCCTGGAAGGGGAGCCTCTTGGGGTGGTGACCAACTGGCCTCCCTCCTTGCCAGCAGCCCTACAAAGGTGGGGAACCACTCAGCCCAAGAGCCCCTGCCTGACAGCACTCGACAATGCTGGCAAGCCCGTCTACACACTCACCTATG GTAAACTGTGGACCCGCAGTCAGAAACTGGCCTATACGCTTCTTAATaagctgagcagcagaaatgagcctCTGCTCGTGCCTGGAGACAGA GTTGCACTTGTTTTCCCCAACAATGATCCGGTGATGTTCATGGTGGCCTTCTACGGCTGTCTCCTGGCGGAGCTCGTACCTGTACCTATTGAAGTGCCGCTGACCAGAAAG GATGCGGGAAGTCAACAGATCGGCTTTCTGTTGGGCAGCTGCGGCGTCACGTTGGCACTGACCACTGACGCCTGTCAGAAAGGCCTGCCCAAAGCACAAACAGGGGAGGTTGCCACTTTCAAAG GCTGGCCGCGGTTGCTGTGGTTTGTGACAGATGGAAAACATGTTGTGAAGCCTCCAAAAGACTGGCACCCTCCAATACGGGAAGCCAGTAACGACATTGCCTACATAGAA TATAAAACCAGCAAAGAAGGAAGCACCATGGGAATCACAGTGTCCCATTCAGCCATGCTGGCTCACTGTCATGCCCTCACGCAGGCCTGTGGCTACACTGAAG gtGAGACGATAACCAACGTCCTGGACTTCAAGAGAGAAGCAGGATTATGGCACGGTGTTCTCACT AGCGTCATGAATCGGATGCATGTGATCAGCATTCCCTACTCCCTGATGAAAGTCAACCCTCTGTCTTGGATAATGAAGGTTCACACATATAAAG CTCGGGTAGCAGTGGTGAAGTCGAGGGACATGCACTGGTCTCTGCTGGCCCAGAGAGACCAGAGAGACATCAGCCTGAGCTCACTGCGAATGCTTATCGTTGCTGACGGAGCTAACCCAT GGTCGATATCCTCCTGCGATGCCTTCCTCAACGTGTTTCAGTCACGTGGGCTGCGACCTGAGGTGATCTGTCCATGTGCCAGCTCTTCAGAAGCAATGACTGTCGCCATCCGCAG ACCTCCAGAAATGGGGGTTCCTCCTCCCGGGAAGGCGGTGCTGTCCATGGGTGGGCTGAGTCATGGGGTGATCCGTGTGGACACTGAGGAGAAACTCTCTGTTCTTACAGTGCAGGATGTGGGACAGGTCATGCCTGGAG CCTTGGTCTGTGTGGTGCGAGCCGAGGGAATACCTTATCTCTGTCAGACAGACGAGGTCGGAGAGATCTGCGTGAGCTCAGGCAGCACCGGTGTCGCTTACTACGGCCTCCCAGGCATGACCAAGAACATCTTTGAG ACTGTCCCCGTAACACCGTCTGGGATCCCGATCAGTGGCCGACCTTTCACTAGAACCTCACTGCTGGGCTTTGTAGGGCCA GACAGCCTTGTGTTTGTTGTGGGAAAGATGGATGGACTGATGGTCGTCAGTGGGCGGAGACATAACGCTGATGACGTAGTTGCCACAGCGCTGGCCGTGGAGCCCATGAAGTTTGTGTACAGGGGAAG GATCGCagtgttttctgtgtctgtaCTGCACGACGAGAGGATCGTCGTGGTGGCAGAGCAGAGGCCAGACGCCTCAGAGGAAGACAGCTTCCAGTGGATGAGCCGTGTCCTCCAG GCCATAGACAGCATCCATCAGGTTGGGGTGTACTGCCTGGCTCTGGTACCTGCTAACACGCTTCCTAAGGCTCCCCTCGGCGGCATCCATATATCTGAGACCAAGCAGCGCTTCCTGGAGGGTGCTTTACACCCCTGCAATGTCCTTATGTGCCCTCACACATGCGTCACTAACCTGCCCAAGCCGAGACAGAAACAGCCAG AGGTTGGTCCTGCTTCTATGATAGTGGGCAACCTGGTGGCAGGCAAGAGGATAGCACAAGCCTGCGGGAGAGACTTGGGACAGCTGGAGGACAATGACCAGGCACGTAAG TTCCTCTACATTCAGGATGTGCTACAGTGGAGAGCTCAGGCCACTCCAGACCATCCTCTGTTTCTGGTTCTCAATGCTAAG GGCACAGTGTCCAGCTcagcttcctgtctgcagctgcacAAGCGAGCAGAGCGAGTGGCAGCAGCTCTGATGGGACGCCTGAACACTGGAGACCACGTAGCACTTGTCTATCCgccag GAATTGACCTGATTGCCACTTTCTACGGCTGCCTGTACGCTGGCTGTGTGCCGGTCACCGTCAGACCGCCGCATCCACAGAACCTGGCCACCACTCTGCCCACCGTCAAAATGATCGTTGAG GTCAGCAAGTCAGTGTGCATCCTGACAACCCAAGCAATAACGAAGCTGCTGAAATCcaaagaagctgctgctgctgtggacaTCAAGAGCTGGCCCACCGTGCTGGACACTG ATGATCTCCCCAGGAAGAAGAGCCCCCAGATGTACAAGCCCCCAACCCCAGAGATGCTGGCTTACCTGGACTTCAGTGTGTCCACGACAGGCATCCTGGCAGGGGTCAAA ATGTCTCATGCTGCCACCAGTGCCTTGTGTCGCTCCATTAAGCTGCAGTGTGAGCTCTACCCATCCCGGCAGATCGCCATCTGTCTGGACCCGTACTGCGGCCTGGGCTTTGCTCTCTGGTGCCTGTGCAG TGTGTACTCGGGCCATCAGTCGATCCTGGTTCCACCGCTGGAGTTGGAGAGCAACGCATCTCTGTGGCTTGCAGCCGTCAGCCAGTACAAAGTGCGCGTCACGTTCTGCTCGTACTCAGTCATGGAGATGTGCACCAAAGGACTGGGTTCACAGACAGAAGCACTGCGG CTGAGAAATGTGAACCTGTCCTGTGTGCGTACCTGCATGGTGGTAGCAGAGGAAAGGCCCCGCATAGCCCTCACTCAGTCCTTCTCGAAGATCTTCAAAGACCTGGGGCTTTCACCGAGAGCTGTGAGCACCACCTTCGGCTGCAGGGTGAACGTAGCGATCTGTTTGCAG gGTACAGCTGGACCAGATCCAACCACAGTTTATGTGGACATGAGAGCACTACGGCACGATAG GGTTCGCCTGGTTGAGAGAGGGTCACCGCACAGCCTGCCACTGATGGAGTCTGGAAAG ATCCTCCCTGGAGTAAAAGTCATCATTGCAAACACGGAGACTAAAGGACCCTTGGGAGACTCCCATCTAGGAGAG ATCTGGGTGAGCAGTCCCCACAATGCCACAGGATACTACACAGTTTATGGGGAGGAGGCGCTGCATGCTGACCACTTCAACACCAAGCTGAGCTTCGGGGACACTCAGACAGTCTGGGCAAGGACCGGCTACCTGGGCTTCCTGCGGCGCACTGAGCTGACCGATGCCAGTGGAG aGCGTCACGATGCCCTCTATGTGGTGGGCTCTCTTGATGAGACTCTGGAGCTGAGGGGGATGAGGTATCACCCAATTGACATCGAGACCTCTGTTATCCGTTCTCACAAGAGCATAGCTGAATG tGCGGTGTTCACATGGACCAACCTGCTCGTGGTGGTTGTAGAACTGGAGGGATCTGAGCAGGAGGCCCTCGACCTGGTGGCCCTGGTCACCAATGTGGTCCTGGAGGAGCACTACCTCATCgtaggggtggtggtggtggtagacCCCGGCGTCATCCCCATCAACTCCAGAGGGGAGAAACAACGCATGCACCTCAGAGATGGATTCCTGGCTGACCAGCTGGATCCAATATATGTGGCTTACAACATGTGA